TCAAGTAGTGTGCTAAGGCTTCTAGCACAAGACAGGCCCCAATAGGTGAGGCCAGGGGAATGCCTGCGGGCTCCTGCTCTGGAAGCCTCTTTGGGTCCTTTTGGGGCCACCCAGAGTCCCCCTCACTTTTATTTCCCGCCCATGGCCTGGCTCTGATCCCaagtcccttcctcctccagccccactgtCACCGCAGCATTTGCGGGGGCAGCCGAGAGACCCCAGAGGGCAGACACccggaggaggggtgagggagtggGGAGTCCGAAGCAAAGGGATCGTGAGCGGAGGGGACGAGCGGGTGGTCACCCTTCCTGGGCGGCCGCGGTACCTTCGCAGATGCGCCAGAGCCCCGAGTGCGAGGACAGCTGCCCGGCGCGCCCCGTGTGGTTGCCGGCGTCCGCCACCTCCAGGATGTACCAGTAGTCGCTGGCCACGGCGGCGGCCAGCAGCGCGAAGCTGAGCAGCGCGCCCAGGGCGGCGGCCAGGAGCAGGGCACCCAGCCGGGCCATGCAGGGGGCGGGGTGCAGGGGCCCGAGGGGTGCGGGGGATGCAGCGGCCCCGGGAGTGGGGGCGGGAAAGCGGGTGGAAGGGAGTGCAGGGAGCCGAGGGGGCGGCAGGGAGTCGGGGATTGCAGGGGAGCCGGGGGCTCCGGAGAGTGGAGGGGAGTCAGGGAGTGAGGGGGTCCCCTGGAGAGTGAAGAAGCGGGAGAAGCCGAGGAAGAGCGGGAGGCGGGGACTTAGGGAGCCGGGAGAACCGCGGGAGTGGgagagtggggggagggagggttcCGGGGAGTGCAGAGAGCGGGGAACGGGGGTCTCGAGAGGCGGGGAGCGGGGAGCAGGGCCGGGGAGCGGGGAGCCGCGCGGGGAGCCGAGCGAGGCTCCTCTGGCCGCGGCGCCCCCTTTGCTGCTGAGCGCTGGCCTCGCGATGCCCCTCGGGCCGCAGGGAAATCGATCCCACCGCCGAGCTCGGGCCCCCGGAAAAGACGAGGAAGTCGCGCAGCCGCAGGGACAGCGccgcagacctgggttcaaaccccagcgtCCCGACGAGCTGACCGTGGGTCCctgggcaaatttcttaatctctccAAACCTTCGGCTCTTCAGCCGCCGaggggctgggctgaggaggCATATGGGGAGGCGGGGGGGAGCCTGAACGGGCCCCAGGAGGGGGCTCAGCTGGTGGCAGGTCGGCTGCCCTGGTGCTGGGGCACTGAGCCGCTGACTGGCCCCCGTCCTGGTCTTCATCAGTCTCCAGGACCAACCAGAGGGCTCTGGTGAAGTGGGGTGGGTGGGCAAAGGGCCTGGCGGGGCTAGCAAGGGGGCTACAGGAGGAAGAAGTCTTGCTTCCCATTAGCTCCTAATTACAAAAGCCGCATGGGGCAGGCAGGCCCCTGTTGGTCCAccactcactcaacaaacatgCAAGAAGCACCTTCTGGGACAGGTGTCAGACACTagaggggtgggaggcagaggagccACAGAGAGGCCCCCACCCAGGAGCAGGCAGTGACACACATGGAGGTGACAGGCTGGGGCTGTCATGGTGGGCCTGTCTGGGGTTCAATCTTGGGCAATGGGAAGGCCTCCTCTCCAGGTCCCTTGACCAGCTGttgctgcccaccccccacccccccaaccccccagacTGGGCGCAGACAGCGCAGAGGGTgagctccacatcctcaccaagggGGCCCTTCTGGGTTGAAGCAGCTTCGTGGCTTAGGGGCATCCTGGGGCTCTCCTTTCAGAGGGTTTGTTTCGGCCCCCTGTTCTTCCAGCAGGCTCTTCTTGTTTTGAGGAGTACAGTCAGGAAGCAAAAGCAATCGTAGCAAAGTTGTTGGAACAGTACTTCAAACAGCATTCAGACAGCGGCATGGAATTCAGTGGATATGGTGCAGACCGTCCATCTTGCCACACACTGCACCTGAGGCTGGCTTGGGGCACTCAGCGGGCCCCGGGGCTTCCGGCTGCCTCAGTCCCCACAGCTCTGCCCCCAACCCTTGCTCTGGAAGCTGGGCGGCAGCTAGGGACCCTTCTTTCTCCAGCGGCATTGGGCCCAGAAGGTGAAAGAATTCAGCAGGCAGGCAGGGAAAAGCAGGTGCTCAGGGAGCAGCAGCCACCTACGAAagcaggaggggtggagggagagaggctggggaggggccctgcTGGAGAATGGCAGGGGATCCGAAGCGGCTGGGAACGAAGCGTGCATGATGACCCGAACGCTTCTCCCACAATGTGGCAAGGATCAATATTGCTCTAGTTCGGTCAAaaccttttgtgtgtgtttaaggtTTGAACTGAAAGACTGTGTTCAGGGGGAACTAGAGGACCCCGTTTTTGGCCGCCTGCTCCACAGCCTTCCTCCCAGTGACCCCCTGCCTCTTGACCTGAGCTTTTGTGAAAGGGTCTCCTCTGCCCCCCTGTGAAGCTTAAACAGAACAGGATTCCGCTGTCAGGGCCAGCGAGGGGTGCTGTCTGAGGCCACACGTCTCCAGAGAGGAAGACACAGATTCCCCTTGTGTTGCAGTGTGGAAGGCTGGTAGCAGTCTACACCCCACATGCTTCAAAGCTCTGGCTCAGTGTTTTAAACCCCAGATGTAGAGTCGGAGCCACTGATAGGGTTGTCCCCTAGGCGGCAGGCGCTGTCCTCGAGGGGCAACGTTGAATTCCGCTAAACTGCTTCCCTTGAGATGGACCCAAATTATACTGTTGCCCAGTTCCGAAAAGGGGCCACTGCAGAGTGGCCCATTTTCATTACTCATCCTCCTTTCATCAACTTGTAACCGGTAACGAGAGCCGTTGGTGGGCCACTTGGCAAGCACCAAGCCATCTCCAGGCTGTCAGGGCCTCTTCACAGCCAGCACGAGACCACTACCGCCAAAATCAGGGGCAGGAGTGATCTTTTGATGGAAGAAACTCCAATTGTAAGTGACAAAAAACAGAGCTGCACAAGCCTCTTTTCTTTAAACTTAATTCAGCTAACTCGTCAGCAGCTGGAAGGACGGGATGCCTGGCCCCAGCAATGGCCCCAGCGATGGCCCCAGGGCAGATGAGACTCCTGCTCCAGGTGATGACACAGCCTCCAGcgcagggctggggaggcagcTGAAAGCGCTGGTGACACTGTCAGAGCAGCTCAGCGTCGGCTACACGACTCCTCTCGCTGGAGGTGGCAGGCACCCTCCCACAGAAAATGAACCTTACTAACTCAGCCAACAGGTCAGCCCGTCCACTCAGGGGCTGTGTGAAGAGAATTCATCCTGGTGAACGCCGAAACTCTGTCCATGTCAAAACCAGCCATGCTACAGGGGCCGCAAATGGCTGAGGTCGTAGGCTGGGACCGTCTGCCTTTTACCCTGACCTGGATGGCCCATATCCTGTGAGACGTGGCCCTGATCAGGAGGCCGCTCATTCCCAAGCCGGTCAGCCTCATTCCCAAGAACTCATTGGTCTATGAAGGGCTCGTCAGGGCCCCCTCGGACTTGCCAGCATCTGTCCAGTGAGCCTGGCAACCTCTGACAGGGCTCTGCTAATAGGGAAACTGGAAGGTGCCACCGATGCCACATCACAGAGTGCACCTCTGTGCCCCCAGCATGGCGCATCTTTCCCATCCCGGTTCCCCTGGCAGCCTCCTCCTTGCTCCTGGACAAACAGAAGCTCCATTCTTCCTGTTGCGGCCTGAGGCAGAGTTCACGGTTGTCTTCTCAGTGCTCCTGAGTGTGGATGCTCACCACACTCACATGGCTATTTGTTGGGCTTTGTCTTCCCACCATTCAGAAGACAAGACCCCCGTGAGCCCACTGTGGGAGACTGagtcctctctgggcttcagttcctGCACGCACCACCCAGCGCACAGTAGCTGCTCAAGCAAGTATCTGAGTGaacaaatggatggataaatgtCACCTTGGGGATCAGGTGGAAAATAACCACAGGAGCTAaggccccagcctggcccagtcAGCTGAAGACAGGCTCGAGTGCTGTAGGCTGAGCCCAGGGGAAAGCACAGCTGCTGCTCAGGTGGTTCTTTGCTTTAAGAGCTCGATTCCCCCAGGGCGAGCCAAGAAACCCTCGTGAGGGCGAAGCGGCTCAGGGCAAGGCAGCTGCACGACTCAGCGCCTTCTCAGCTCAGACCTCAGAGGCTGACAGCGAGCGCAGGCGCTGTACTGTGGGTACAACGGGGAGAACCTAGCAAAGGGTGCACGGGACCCCTCTGGACTGGCTTACAACTCTTGTGAATCTTAGTTCAAAATAAAGTGACAATGCTGTACCGTGAGGACCAATGGAAGCCTCGGGGAGGCAGGTTTCTGTTCCATGTAATGAATGCCTTTCTGACAACACTGTCTGAAAAATGGGAGGGGGACGTTTTCAAGATGGCCCTCACTCCCTGGAGTCAGGCAGTTGACTGCGGCCGCCCCTCGAGGCTGGGCAGTGTTGGCAAGAGGTGAGGGCCTAGCTCTGGGGCCAgactccctgggttcaaatcccaacccTAACACTCACTAACTGAATGTTCTTGGACAGCCATTTCACCCCTTTACAAGTCTCCACTTCTGCACCCAAAACATGCAGCTAGGATCACATTAGACTTTATTGGCAGTTGTTGAGTTATTCTTTTTAAGTGAGTACAACCTGCAAAAAAATGGTCAGCATCCCGAGGATGCCAACCTGCCGGCAACAGCTGGCTGATGGCTCCATTCTTGACGTCTCTCCCTTCCAGTCAGGCTGCCCCCCAGTCCTTCACCCCACTGGAGACCGGGGGAGGTTGTGATGCCCGAGGCTGGCCCTTGGGGCTCTAACCTCCCCTGACATGGTCACACCTGACGTGGCAGCCTGAGAATCACCCTGCCCACCTGACAGCCCATAACCACCCATTTCCGACCCTTTCCACTCCCACCTGACTTGGAGAACCTGAGAAGTGGACACACATTCGAAAGAAGGTCGAGGCTGTTGCCCTTAGCAAAGGCCTGAGCTTGATGAGTGATGTCTGTTAAGCGTTCCGACGCAGGCCGTCCCTAAGGTCCAGTGATAATAAGCTTCTAGAAGAGGAAATGTGCAAGATGGACTGAGGGGCCAGCTCCAGCTCAGCCTTGCTCCAGAGCGCAGCCTGACAAAGTGAGAGAAAACTGCATTGTTAACCATTGTGCGAAAGAACTGAGGACAAAACCTTTTTCTCTCAGCCCCTCCACAAAGCCAGTTTGTATGGACCAGTTATTAAAGTGAAGTATCCATCCAAAGACTGGCACAAATACCAAAAATAAGCAGCTCAGATGAGTATAGAGGCTGGAGTGCTTTTTTATCCCCTAACAAAAACCACTCCAATGTTCTCCAAGCTTAGAGGGAAAAATACATTTCACTCTTTGAGATGTGGGAGAAAATTGAAGTCTGAGGTGCATTTTTCACAGCTGGTTTATACATGGAATGAGCCCAGATGAATAGACGGGTTGGCCCTCCAGTGGCTCTTGCAAAGGAGCCCGAGGCTGGCTTTGTCTCTGCAAGAGCACGTCCCTCCCCCGCAACTGTCTGGGCGGAAGGATCAGCTGGCAGGCTGAGAAGGGACCACCACAAGGAGCCAACAGTGTTTAAAAAGCCCATAGGATCTGCAGCAGGGTTTGAAATggaacagtttttatttttcagaaatgac
The sequence above is drawn from the Equus przewalskii isolate Varuska chromosome 10, EquPr2, whole genome shotgun sequence genome and encodes:
- the TMEM235 gene encoding transmembrane protein 235 gives rise to the protein MKTRTGASQRLSAPAPGQPTCHQLSPLLGPVQAPPRLPICLLSPAPRRLKSRRFGEIKKFAQGPTVSSSGRWGLNPGLRRCPCGCATSSSFPGARARRWDRFPCGPRGIARPALSSKGGAAARGASLGSPRGSPLPGPAPRSPPLETPVPRSLHSPEPSLPPLSHSRGSPGSLSPRLPLFLGFSRFFTLQGTPSLPDSPPLSGAPGSPAIPDSLPPPRLPALPSTRFPAPTPGAAASPAPLGPLHPAPCMARLGALLLAAALGALLSFALLAAAVASDYWYILEVADAGNHTGRAGQLSSHSGLWRICEGQNSCIPLIDPFASEGLDVPSSVQHLILLHRAVMVVLPLSLVLVVCGWVCGLLSSLAQSVPLLLFTGCYFLLGGALTVAGLSTYISYSHLAFAETTRQYGPWHVQHVRVSFGWSVALAWGSCALEALSGTLLLAAARALSLSRAPGTPHSVVL